From one [Ruminococcus] lactaris ATCC 29176 genomic stretch:
- a CDS encoding integrase core domain-containing protein, whose translation MSKPQILNSDQGCQFTSQKYIEFVKENGIRQSMDGKSRWADNIMIERWFRSFKYEEAYLTLYNNIKDARVAIGRYVHTYNFERCHSALDYKTPAECYYPAMLLPYAA comes from the coding sequence GTGTCAAAACCACAGATTTTGAACTCTGATCAGGGTTGTCAGTTCACAAGTCAGAAATACATTGAATTTGTAAAAGAAAACGGTATCCGTCAGAGTATGGATGGAAAAAGCCGTTGGGCTGACAACATCATGATTGAGCGATGGTTCCGCAGCTTCAAGTATGAAGAAGCTTATCTGACGCTGTATAACAACATCAAGGATGCCAGAGTTGCTATTGGACGATATGTCCACACCTATAACTTTGAAAGATGCCATTCTGCCCTTGATTACAAAACACCGGCTGAATGTTACTACCCGGCAATGCTTTTGCCGTATGCAGCTTAA
- a CDS encoding DDE-type integrase/transposase/recombinase has product MTTKEIPASVGAKLLDINRTSIYYKTSPVSDEELACKEIIDHLHTDNPTWGARQMSAQLKNRGYHVGRRKARRYMNEMDIYPIYPKMNLSKRMQQAKGCPYLLRNAVIDAPNQAWSIDITYIPIRHGFLYLTAVIDWYSRCIVGWEVDDTLDTRMVINALKKHLLCQNHRF; this is encoded by the coding sequence TTGACTACTAAAGAAATCCCGGCATCTGTAGGAGCAAAACTGCTTGATATCAACCGTACAAGCATCTATTACAAGACTTCACCTGTATCAGACGAAGAACTGGCTTGTAAAGAGATTATCGACCATCTTCATACGGATAATCCAACCTGGGGTGCAAGGCAAATGTCTGCACAACTCAAAAACAGAGGTTATCATGTTGGGCGTCGTAAAGCACGCCGCTATATGAATGAGATGGATATTTACCCAATCTATCCTAAGATGAATCTTTCCAAGCGGATGCAACAGGCAAAGGGATGTCCTTATCTTCTTCGAAATGCCGTCATAGATGCACCAAATCAGGCGTGGTCTATTGACATTACATATATTCCAATCAGACACGGATTTCTGTATCTGACAGCTGTAATCGACTGGTACAGCCGTTGTATCGTAGGCTGGGAAGTCGATGATACCCTTGATACCAGAATGGTTATCAATGCTCTAAAAAAGCATTTGCTGTGTCAAAACCACAGATTTTGA